One window from the genome of candidate division KSB1 bacterium encodes:
- a CDS encoding TIGR01777 family oxidoreductase, protein MNILVTGSTGLIGTALIEALTALDHRVTRLTRGSLQSREPVVQWNPATGTLNANEIEGFDAVVHLAGESIAARRWSAAQKARLRDSRVKGTTLLSETLAKLAKPPKVLVCASAIGYYGNRGDEILREDSKIGSGFLAEVCQQWENAAEPARRKGIRVVYLRNGLVLSPKGGALAKMLLPFKLGVGGIIGDGRQYWSWVSLDDVVGAFCHALMNESLHDAANLVAPRAVTNREFTKTLGKVLSRPTIFPLPAFAARLALGEMADELLLSSARIEPARLLASGYQFRHPELEGALRDLLGKK, encoded by the coding sequence ATGAATATTCTCGTTACCGGTTCGACCGGATTGATCGGGACAGCGTTGATCGAGGCTCTTACAGCGCTCGATCATCGTGTCACGCGTTTGACTCGCGGCTCATTGCAGAGCCGCGAGCCGGTTGTGCAATGGAATCCAGCGACAGGTACTTTGAATGCCAACGAGATCGAAGGCTTCGACGCGGTCGTTCATCTTGCTGGTGAAAGCATTGCGGCGCGCCGGTGGTCGGCTGCTCAAAAAGCGCGCCTCCGCGACAGCCGGGTGAAAGGCACGACGTTGTTGAGCGAGACGCTCGCCAAATTGGCGAAGCCGCCGAAAGTTTTGGTTTGCGCTTCGGCGATCGGTTATTATGGAAATCGCGGCGATGAAATTTTGCGTGAAGACAGCAAGATCGGCAGCGGCTTTCTCGCGGAAGTTTGTCAGCAGTGGGAAAACGCCGCCGAGCCGGCGCGCCGGAAAGGCATTCGCGTGGTGTATTTGCGTAACGGTCTGGTGTTGAGCCCGAAAGGCGGAGCGCTGGCCAAAATGCTGCTTCCCTTCAAATTGGGTGTCGGTGGCATCATCGGCGATGGCAGGCAATATTGGAGCTGGGTTTCACTGGATGATGTCGTCGGTGCGTTTTGCCATGCTTTGATGAATGAAAGTTTGCACGACGCGGCGAATCTGGTCGCGCCCCGCGCGGTGACGAATCGCGAATTTACCAAAACTTTGGGGAAAGTTTTATCGCGCCCGACAATTTTTCCACTGCCGGCGTTTGCGGCGCGTTTGGCGCTCGGTGAAATGGCGGATGAGCTGTTGCTTTCCAGCGCGCGCATCGAACCGGCGCGGCTGCTGGCCTCGGGGTACCAATTCAGGCATCCTGAGTTGGAGGGCGCGCTGCGCGATCTGCTGGGCAAAAAATAA
- a CDS encoding cryptochrome/photolyase family protein, whose translation MHIFYQELSARQTDPQKRRWLFVPYDQLSDGIGPLARETPEELGIVLIENKWKAARRPYHKQKLALILANLRHFALEQAARGVAIKHVVTNGLYREALMPLIKELGPLRVMVPAERELRVDLQPLVDSGALQLLPHEGWLTTAEQFYASARKGPPWRMDAFYRRVRRDTGILMEKEKPVGGKFSFDTENRLAWKGDPPTPQPLAFPVDSIKSEVAALIEKDFAAHPGKLDLEHLPATQADAEALWKWARENCLHFFGPYEDAMSSRSWSLFHTRLSALLNLHRLLPKRVIDEVEKMNLPLPSKEGFIRQILGWREYVHHVHETTDGFRQLPAGSARAEMPSDAGYQRWSGKAWPTSSPRDHPDGGAMPAALGSQTPLPPAYWGKKSGLACLDHVVAGVWEEGYSHHITRLMVLANIAMLLDVSPRELTDWFWVAYTDAYDWVVEPNVLGMGTFAIGDLITTKPYICGAAYLHRMSDYCAACAFDPKKNCPITRLYWAFLARHEKILKNNQRLKLVMAAMRRRGESQRKHDEKNFQVVREKLIKGEMVTPENLPQGNLHS comes from the coding sequence ATGCACATTTTTTATCAAGAGTTATCGGCGCGCCAAACCGATCCGCAAAAACGCCGCTGGCTTTTTGTGCCGTATGATCAACTCTCAGACGGCATCGGCCCGCTGGCGCGCGAAACGCCGGAAGAATTGGGCATCGTGCTCATCGAGAATAAATGGAAAGCGGCGCGGCGGCCGTATCACAAACAAAAACTCGCCCTCATTCTCGCCAACTTGCGACATTTCGCCTTGGAGCAAGCGGCGCGCGGCGTCGCCATCAAGCACGTCGTGACCAACGGCTTGTATCGCGAAGCCCTCATGCCATTGATCAAAGAACTCGGTCCGCTGCGAGTGATGGTGCCCGCCGAGCGCGAACTGCGTGTTGATTTGCAGCCGTTGGTTGATTCCGGCGCTTTGCAATTGCTGCCGCATGAAGGTTGGCTCACCACAGCGGAGCAGTTCTACGCCAGCGCGAGAAAAGGTCCGCCGTGGCGGATGGATGCCTTCTATCGCCGCGTTCGCCGCGATACGGGTATTCTCATGGAAAAAGAAAAACCCGTCGGCGGCAAATTCAGTTTCGATACGGAAAACCGTCTTGCGTGGAAAGGCGATCCGCCGACGCCTCAACCGCTTGCCTTTCCAGTTGATTCCATCAAATCAGAAGTCGCCGCGCTCATCGAAAAGGATTTTGCGGCGCATCCGGGGAAATTAGATTTGGAGCATCTTCCCGCCACGCAAGCTGACGCCGAAGCGCTGTGGAAATGGGCCAGGGAAAATTGCCTGCATTTTTTCGGCCCGTATGAAGACGCCATGTCCTCGCGCTCATGGAGTTTGTTTCACACCCGCCTTTCTGCGTTACTCAATTTGCATCGTCTGCTGCCGAAGCGTGTCATTGACGAAGTTGAAAAAATGAATTTGCCGCTGCCGAGCAAAGAGGGTTTTATCCGCCAGATCTTGGGCTGGCGCGAGTACGTGCATCACGTACATGAGACAACCGATGGATTTCGCCAGCTTCCGGCGGGATCGGCGCGGGCTGAAATGCCGAGCGATGCCGGTTATCAGCGTTGGTCGGGAAAAGCGTGGCCGACATCATCGCCGCGAGATCACCCCGACGGCGGCGCGATGCCCGCCGCCCTGGGAAGCCAAACGCCGCTGCCGCCGGCTTATTGGGGAAAAAAATCCGGACTGGCCTGCCTCGATCACGTCGTGGCCGGAGTTTGGGAAGAAGGCTACAGCCATCACATCACGCGCTTGATGGTGCTGGCGAATATCGCGATGCTGCTTGATGTTTCGCCCCGCGAGCTGACAGACTGGTTTTGGGTGGCGTACACCGATGCTTATGACTGGGTCGTCGAGCCGAATGTGCTCGGCATGGGCACGTTTGCCATCGGCGATTTGATTACCACCAAGCCATATATTTGCGGCGCGGCGTACCTCCATCGCATGAGCGATTATTGTGCCGCCTGCGCATTTGATCCGAAAAAGAATTGCCCGATCACACGGCTTTACTGGGCATTTCTGGCGCGCCACGAAAAAATTTTAAAGAACAACCAACGCCTAAAATTAGTAATGGCAGCGATGCGCCGGCGCGGTGAATCGCAGCGAAAACATGATGAAAAAAATTTTCAAGTCGTGCGGGAAAAGCTGATCAAAGGCGAGATGGTCACGCCGGAAAATTTGCCGCAGGGAAATTTACATTCTTGA
- a CDS encoding SDR family oxidoreductase encodes MKTETPQKNSLILLTGASGYVGGRLLRALETAGYRVRCLARRPEFLKPRVDAKTEIVKGDVLDPASLQMAMAGVDAAYYLIHAMGSTGTFEEEDRRAAGNFGAAARTAGVRRIIYLGGLGCGDELSPHLASRQEVGRILRESGVPAIELRASIIIGSGSLSFEMIRALVQKLPIMITPRWTRALSQPMAIEDIMAYLIAALDVEYDGDGVFEIGGADQVSYGDLMKEYARQRGLKRLIIPVPVLTPKLSSLWLGLVTPLYARVGRKLIDSVRHDTVVTNPRALKAFAIRPRGIREAIARALVNEDQEFAATRWSDALSSPGEIKSWGGVKFGTRLVDSRAMKVLCSPEEAMKPIRRIGGQTGWYFGHWLWHLRGLIDLLCGGVGMRRGRRDPEWPAPGDTVDFWRVEAFEPARLLRLFAEMKLPGRAWLQFEIEKHGDETKIRQTAIFDPAGMFGLLYWYALYPLHQLVFSGMLRGIVNAIAKEKGRVANENQRDRQPAV; translated from the coding sequence ATGAAAACGGAAACGCCACAAAAAAATTCACTCATTCTGCTGACCGGCGCGAGCGGTTATGTCGGCGGCAGGTTGTTGCGAGCGCTGGAAACGGCAGGCTATCGCGTGCGCTGTCTCGCGCGGCGGCCGGAATTTCTCAAGCCGCGCGTCGACGCAAAAACCGAAATCGTCAAAGGCGATGTGCTCGATCCGGCCTCGTTACAAATGGCGATGGCCGGTGTTGATGCGGCTTATTATTTGATTCACGCGATGGGTTCGACGGGCACGTTTGAAGAGGAAGATCGCCGCGCTGCCGGGAATTTTGGCGCGGCAGCGCGAACTGCGGGCGTGCGGCGCATAATTTATCTCGGCGGGCTGGGTTGCGGCGATGAGTTGTCACCGCATCTCGCCAGCCGGCAGGAAGTGGGCCGCATTCTGCGAGAATCCGGCGTGCCGGCCATCGAACTGCGCGCGTCGATCATCATCGGTTCCGGCAGTTTATCCTTCGAAATGATTCGCGCGTTGGTGCAGAAACTGCCGATCATGATCACGCCGCGATGGACGCGAGCGCTCAGCCAGCCGATGGCGATTGAAGACATCATGGCCTATCTTATCGCCGCGCTCGATGTGGAATACGACGGCGACGGTGTCTTCGAGATCGGCGGCGCCGATCAAGTTTCGTATGGGGATTTGATGAAAGAGTACGCGCGACAGCGCGGGTTAAAACGCCTGATCATTCCGGTGCCGGTATTGACGCCGAAATTATCCAGCTTGTGGCTCGGCTTGGTGACGCCGCTTTATGCCCGCGTCGGCCGCAAGCTCATCGACAGCGTGCGCCACGACACCGTCGTCACCAACCCGCGCGCTTTGAAAGCGTTCGCGATTCGCCCGCGCGGCATTCGTGAAGCCATCGCCCGCGCGCTCGTCAATGAAGATCAGGAATTTGCGGCGACACGCTGGTCGGACGCGCTTTCCTCACCCGGCGAGATCAAGAGTTGGGGCGGCGTCAAATTCGGCACGCGCCTCGTCGATTCACGCGCCATGAAAGTCCTGTGCTCACCGGAAGAGGCGATGAAACCGATTCGCCGGATCGGCGGCCAAACCGGCTGGTATTTTGGCCATTGGCTGTGGCATTTGCGCGGATTGATCGATCTGCTTTGCGGCGGCGTGGGCATGCGCCGCGGGCGCCGCGATCCGGAGTGGCCGGCGCCAGGCGACACAGTGGATTTTTGGCGCGTCGAAGCTTTCGAGCCGGCGCGCTTGCTGCGGTTATTTGCGGAAATGAAATTGCCGGGCCGCGCGTGGCTGCAATTCGAGATTGAAAAGCACGGCGACGAAACGAAAATTCGCCAAACGGCGATTTTCGATCCGGCGGGCATGTTTGGCCTGCTGTATTGGTACGCGCTTTATCCTTTGCATCAGCTCGTTTTTAGCGGCATGTTGCGGGGAATTGTCAATGCCATTGCAAAAGAAAAAGGGCGAGTGGCCAACGAAAACCAGCGCGACCGGCAACCGGCAGTTTAA
- a CDS encoding NAD-dependent epimerase/dehydratase family protein → MADHIRKPGILITGANGEMGHGLITRLAAEGNSNIIALDVRPLDESLERLCSAVVIGDILEQRLLERLQSEYEIHCVYHLAALLSTRAEFTPEAAHRVNVEGTINLLKLAIEQSRWHGEPVKFMFPSSIAVYGLPSLAEKQAVGKIKETAWNYPTTMYGCNKLYCEHLGRYYASHYQQLAADKVQKGGVDFRSIRFPGLISATTVPSGGTSDYAPEMLHAAAQKKSYACFVREDVRIPFMAMPDAIHALLKLHAAPREKLTQTVYNIGSFSPTAGEIRELTRRAFPYANITFRPDDKRQAIVDSWPADVDDSAARRDWGWAPEYDQTRAFEEYLIPGIKERYRV, encoded by the coding sequence ATGGCCGACCACATTCGTAAACCCGGTATTCTCATCACCGGCGCCAATGGCGAGATGGGCCACGGACTTATCACCCGCCTGGCCGCTGAAGGCAATTCCAACATCATTGCACTCGATGTTCGCCCGCTTGATGAAAGCTTGGAGCGCCTGTGCAGCGCCGTGGTCATCGGCGACATCCTCGAGCAACGCTTGTTGGAACGTTTGCAAAGCGAGTACGAAATTCACTGCGTTTATCATCTCGCGGCGCTGCTTTCGACGCGCGCCGAGTTCACGCCGGAGGCGGCCCACCGCGTCAACGTCGAAGGCACGATCAATTTGCTGAAACTGGCGATTGAACAATCGCGCTGGCATGGCGAGCCGGTCAAATTCATGTTTCCCAGCTCCATCGCGGTTTACGGCCTGCCTTCGCTTGCTGAAAAACAAGCTGTCGGAAAAATCAAAGAAACCGCCTGGAATTATCCGACGACGATGTACGGTTGCAATAAACTTTATTGCGAGCATCTCGGGCGTTATTATGCCTCGCATTATCAGCAACTGGCGGCGGATAAAGTTCAAAAGGGCGGCGTCGACTTTCGTTCGATTCGCTTCCCAGGTTTGATCAGCGCCACCACGGTGCCGAGCGGCGGCACGAGCGATTATGCGCCGGAGATGCTGCACGCCGCGGCACAGAAAAAAAGTTACGCCTGTTTCGTGCGCGAAGACGTCCGCATCCCATTCATGGCGATGCCGGATGCAATCCATGCCTTGTTAAAACTTCACGCTGCCCCCCGCGAAAAATTGACTCAAACCGTTTACAACATCGGAAGCTTCAGTCCCACTGCCGGCGAAATTCGCGAGCTGACGCGACGGGCATTTCCATACGCCAATATCACTTTCCGGCCTGATGATAAACGCCAGGCTATCGTCGATTCCTGGCCCGCTGATGTTGATGATTCCGCGGCGCGGCGGGATTGGGGCTGGGCGCCGGAGTATGATCAAACACGCGCCTTCGAGGAGTATTTGATTCCGGGGATTAAGGAACGGTATCGTGTGTAA
- a CDS encoding glycine C-acetyltransferase — translation MSKLDFLNNEIKALKEQGLFINIRTIESAVGAWVQVDGQRVLNMCTNNYLGFANHPKLKEAAKRAIDEYGVGPAAVRSIAGTQTLHRRLEQKLAAFKGVEDTVSLQSGLLANQAVIPTITTADDVIFSDELNHASIIDGTRLSKAKVVRYRHNDVADLETKLKSEPAARNRLIITDGVFSMDGDVAPMKEIVAVAEEHNAMTMVDDAHGEGVLGRAGRGIADHFGLHGRVDIEVGTLSKAFGVVGGYVAGKKAIVDYLRQRARPFLFSSAVTPADVAACIAAVDILAESGELVEKLWANTKYFKEKMKALGFDLGQSVTPITPVMIGDTDKARALSQKLFENNVFAMAIGYPTVPKGKERLRVMISATHSTDDLDFAVKAFEKVGKEVGVI, via the coding sequence ATGTCCAAACTCGATTTCCTCAACAATGAAATTAAAGCCCTCAAAGAGCAGGGCCTGTTCATCAACATCCGCACCATCGAGAGCGCGGTGGGTGCGTGGGTTCAGGTGGACGGCCAGAGGGTGCTCAACATGTGCACCAACAATTATCTCGGCTTTGCCAATCATCCGAAACTCAAAGAGGCGGCAAAGAGGGCGATTGACGAATACGGCGTCGGGCCGGCGGCGGTGCGCTCGATTGCCGGCACGCAAACTTTGCATCGCCGACTCGAGCAAAAGCTGGCGGCATTCAAAGGCGTCGAGGATACCGTCTCCCTGCAATCCGGATTGTTGGCGAACCAAGCCGTCATTCCGACGATCACCACGGCGGACGATGTGATTTTCTCCGATGAGTTGAATCACGCCAGCATTATTGACGGCACGCGCCTGTCAAAGGCCAAAGTGGTGCGCTATCGTCACAACGACGTTGCCGATCTCGAAACGAAACTCAAGAGTGAACCCGCAGCGCGCAATCGCTTGATCATCACCGACGGCGTGTTCAGCATGGATGGCGATGTCGCGCCGATGAAGGAGATTGTCGCCGTTGCGGAAGAGCATAATGCCATGACGATGGTGGACGACGCACACGGCGAAGGCGTGCTCGGTCGCGCTGGACGCGGCATTGCCGATCATTTCGGTTTGCACGGTCGCGTCGATATCGAAGTCGGCACGCTCTCCAAAGCCTTTGGCGTGGTTGGCGGCTATGTCGCCGGCAAAAAGGCCATCGTCGATTACTTGCGCCAGCGCGCGCGGCCATTTCTTTTTTCCAGCGCGGTGACGCCGGCAGATGTCGCGGCTTGCATCGCAGCAGTCGATATTCTCGCCGAATCGGGCGAGTTGGTGGAGAAACTTTGGGCGAACACGAAATATTTCAAGGAAAAAATGAAAGCGCTCGGCTTCGATCTTGGCCAGAGCGTCACGCCGATTACGCCGGTGATGATCGGCGACACCGATAAAGCGCGCGCGCTGAGCCAAAAGCTTTTTGAGAATAACGTATTCGCCATGGCCATCGGCTATCCGACCGTGCCAAAAGGCAAAGAGCGCCTGCGCGTGATGATCTCGGCGACACACTCGACGGATGATTTGGATTTTGCGGTGAAGGCGTTTGAGAAAGTGGGGAAAGAGGTGGGAGTGATTTAA
- a CDS encoding transcriptional regulator yields MVKIIRSESGYKAALAAIEKLIDLDPDVGTPEADRLELLTLLVQDYESKTIKKALPDPIEAIKFRMEQQNLTPRDLEPFIGSRSKVSEVLSRKRPLMLSMIRALHSGLGIPAKVLLQKHKLSDRRRATGAAYPS; encoded by the coding sequence ATGGTCAAAATTATAAGATCCGAGTCAGGTTATAAAGCCGCCCTCGCTGCCATCGAAAAGCTAATCGATCTCGATCCGGATGTGGGCACACCGGAAGCAGATCGGTTGGAGCTTCTGACATTGCTCGTCCAAGACTACGAGTCTAAAACGATCAAAAAGGCTTTGCCAGATCCTATTGAGGCCATTAAGTTTCGGATGGAACAACAAAACCTTACACCACGGGATTTGGAGCCTTTCATTGGAAGCCGCAGTAAAGTTTCCGAGGTTCTCTCCCGCAAACGACCGCTAATGTTATCGATGATTCGGGCGCTTCATTCGGGTTTGGGAATTCCGGCGAAAGTGCTGCTTCAAAAACATAAACTTTCTGATCGTCGTCGCGCTACAGGTGCCGCATATCCATCTTGA
- a CDS encoding type II toxin-antitoxin system HigB family toxin: MADNRVIFNLKGNKYRLEGKISYKSQVVLVNRIGIHAEYSKWKF, translated from the coding sequence ATGGCAGACAACCGAGTAATATTCAATTTAAAAGGGAACAAATATCGCTTAGAGGGCAAAATCAGCTACAAAAGTCAAGTTGTTCTTGTCAACAGAATCGGGATACACGCAGAATACTCAAAGTGGAAATTTTAA
- a CDS encoding APC family permease — MTAEPPSLPPSAQSTAIALPAPAIPSPVSLKRSLGWKSLLCVVYVTVCAGPFGLEEFVTAVGPGMAFILLLIIPILWGLPLLFMSAELSSALPVEGGLYRWVKTAFGDFWGFQAGWWWWISSFLDCAIYAVLVADYFTFFNPEMSKLTHWGIALAVIWFFTLMNIRGVELVGTSSILFVLFMTLPFIVMIVVGAPKVADIPLTPLVPEGKSLSSVLSTGFLMGIWFISGFEGVGTAAEEIKNSERAIARALVLIFPLVLASYGLPILVSLAVDPNWQSWESGHFAKIAENIGGPTLGGWVSIAGVISNMALFSTWLLSYSRLPFAMAHDGYLPKAITRISPKYGTPVTAIVLSGVIYSIFAWGDFQSLVIINIWVILCGIFLEFLALAKLRFSRPDLPRYFRVPGGKIGLWLTVICPVAIGLFAMFAGESKEIIAGSIAVVTGPIAFWLCKRFVKSR, encoded by the coding sequence ATGACGGCTGAACCACCTTCATTGCCTCCGAGCGCCCAATCGACCGCCATTGCCCTCCCCGCTCCGGCCATACCGAGCCCTGTCTCTCTCAAGCGCTCGCTCGGCTGGAAAAGCCTGCTCTGCGTGGTCTACGTGACCGTCTGCGCCGGGCCGTTTGGGTTGGAAGAATTTGTCACGGCAGTTGGGCCGGGCATGGCGTTCATACTGCTCTTGATCATTCCGATTTTATGGGGACTGCCGCTGCTGTTCATGTCCGCCGAGTTGTCGAGCGCGTTGCCGGTTGAGGGCGGGCTCTATCGCTGGGTGAAAACCGCATTCGGTGATTTTTGGGGCTTTCAAGCCGGTTGGTGGTGGTGGATCAGCTCGTTTTTGGACTGCGCGATTTACGCCGTGCTCGTCGCCGATTATTTTACCTTCTTCAATCCGGAGATGAGCAAGCTGACGCACTGGGGTATTGCGCTGGCCGTGATCTGGTTTTTTACTTTGATGAATATTCGCGGCGTCGAGCTGGTCGGCACCAGCTCGATTCTCTTTGTGTTGTTCATGACCCTGCCGTTCATTGTCATGATCGTGGTCGGTGCGCCGAAGGTCGCGGACATTCCTTTGACGCCACTCGTACCGGAAGGCAAAAGCCTCTCTTCGGTTTTGAGCACGGGTTTTCTGATGGGCATTTGGTTTATCAGCGGCTTTGAAGGCGTCGGCACCGCGGCGGAAGAAATCAAAAATTCGGAGCGCGCCATTGCCCGCGCGCTGGTGTTGATCTTTCCGCTGGTGCTGGCGAGTTACGGCTTGCCGATTCTCGTGAGTCTCGCGGTTGATCCGAACTGGCAAAGCTGGGAATCCGGGCATTTCGCCAAAATCGCGGAAAACATCGGCGGCCCGACGCTCGGCGGCTGGGTTTCCATCGCCGGGGTGATTTCAAACATGGCGTTGTTCAGCACCTGGCTGCTCTCCTACTCACGCCTGCCGTTTGCGATGGCGCATGACGGTTATTTGCCCAAGGCGATCACGCGCATTTCGCCGAAATACGGCACGCCGGTTACCGCCATCGTGCTCAGCGGCGTGATTTACAGCATTTTCGCCTGGGGCGATTTTCAAAGCCTGGTGATCATCAACATTTGGGTGATTCTCTGCGGAATTTTTTTGGAATTTTTGGCGTTGGCTAAATTGCGTTTCAGCCGTCCCGATCTGCCGCGTTATTTTCGTGTGCCCGGGGGAAAAATCGGTTTGTGGCTCACGGTGATTTGCCCGGTTGCGATTGGCTTGTTTGCCATGTTTGCCGGTGAGTCGAAGGAAATCATCGCCGGCTCCATCGCCGTGGTTACGGGGCCGATCGCGTTTTGGCTGTGCAAGCGTTTTGTCAAGTCGCGGTAG